The Magnetococcales bacterium DNA window CATCCATTAAAATCCGGTAGAAATCTCTTCAATCCCAAAGAAATATGCAACAATCCTGCAAAACGGATGTCTAATAAAGATCGCTTTCAACTTTGAAAGACTGTACGCCTGTCTTGACGGTTAAAGCGAGCCAAAAGGGAGTGACGGCGACGACAACCGATAAACAGGAGAAACCGAATGAAAGTATGGTGGATGGGTGCAGGCTCCCTGCTGGCCGCATTGAGTATCGTGGCACCGGCGCAAGCCAGTAATGGCTATTATGCTTACGGGTTCGGAACCATCAGCAAAGGGATGGGTGGGGCCGGCGTGGCCATGCCCACCGACACCATGGGAACCGCCGTCAATCCGGCGTTGATGGCGCATGTGGGCCATCGGGTGGATCTTGGGGTCTCCTGGTTCAAACCGGATCGGGGTTTCACCGCCGACACCCCGTCCGCCACTCCTCCCGGGGTTCCCTTCATTCCCACCGGCACATTTGAAAAGACGGATGATTTTTTCTTGATTCCCCATATCGGCTGGAATCGGCCCCTGGATTCCACCAGCACCATCGGCTTGAGCATCGGCGGCAACGGGGGCATGAACACCGAATACGATCTGGCGGTTTTCGGCAACTTCGCACCTCCGGGCATGACCACCGCGCCAACCAGCATCGACATGGCGCAACTGTTTGTGGGCCTCAACTACGCCAAGAAACTCAACCAGGAACACACCATCGGCATTGCGCCCATTCTGGCCGGACAACGCATCAAGGTCGAAGGGTTGCAGCCTTTCATGGGATTGTCCGCCACGCCGAATGCCGTGACCAACAATGGCTATGATTATTCGTATGGCGGAGGGCTGAAAGTGGGCTGGTATTGGCAGCCGAGCGATCAACTGGCCATCGGCTCTTCGTATCAGAGCCGCCTGTACATGACCCGATTCGATCACTATGCCGGATTGTTCGCCGAACAAGGAGATTTCGATATTCCCCCGACGTTCCAGATCGGCTTGGCCTACAAACCCACTCCCGCCTGGACCGCCCTGCTGGATATGCAGAAACTGTTCTTCAGCGACATCCGTTCCGTCGGCAACTCCAATAATTTGTTGTTGACTCCCGGCAGCATCTCTTTGGGAACCGACAATGGCCTGGGCTTCGGCTGGCGGGACATGACCATCTACAAAACCGGCGTGCAGTGGAAGGCGAATGACGATTGGACCCTACGTTCCGGATTCAGTCTGGCCAATCAGGTGGTGCCGGGCCAACAGGCACTCTTCAACATTCTGGCCCCCGCCACCGTGACCAAACATGTGACCCTTGGAGTCAGCCGCACCATTTCCGCCAACAGCAGCATCGATCTGTCCGCCAGTCACGCCCTGGATCAGCGTGTCTACGGCTCCAATCCCAACACCCCCTTTCAGACTGGATCGCTGGACATGAAACAGTTAGAAATGGAAGTCAACTGGAGTTATCGTTTCTGACCCATTCCGGGCAGGAGGCTCGCACCCCGCCTCCTGCCCCTGCCAACGCAAACCCTGCCAACGCAAACAGTGACGCCCGCCCCCGCTCTGTGTTATCCTGGATCGTCTACAGATGTTGCACACACCAATTCCGCAACGAATCCACCGTGTGGCAATACCTCAACAAGATCGGCTCCGGATCACGGAGGCCATGTTCGGTTTTTCAGGAGTGGGAATACAAAGCATGTCCAAGGACGACAATCCCCTGGTCGAAGCGCGCAAGGCCAAGCTGACGGCGCTGATCGAAGCGGGGGTCAACCCCTATCCCAATGATTTCAAACCCGCCGACTCTCTGGGTCGCATCCGGGAGCAACACGGCGATCTCACCGACTCCGAAGCCTTGTCCGCCGTCCAGGTACGCTGCGCGGGACGGATCATGCTGCTGCGCAACTTCGGAAAACTCACCTTCGCCACCCTCACCGACGACAGCGGCAAGCTGCAAATCGCGGTGCAGCGCGACGAGGTGGGGGAAGTACTCTATCGGGAGGTGTTCCGCAAAATCGAGGTGGGGGATTTCCTGGGGGTGGAGGGGGGACTGTTTCGCACCCAGACCGGTGAACTGACCGTGCGGGTGAACCGTTTTCAACTGCTCTCCAAGGCGGTGCGTCCCCTCCCGGAGAAATGGCACGGCCTGGAAGACGTGGAAGCCCGCTATCGGCAACGCTATGTGGATCTGATCGTCAACCCGGAGGTGCGGGCGGTGTTCCGGGTGCGTTCCCGGTTGATTCATCTGATCCGGGGTTTCATGGAAGCCCGGGGATTCCTGGAAGTGGAAACCCCGATGATGCATCCGATTCCGGGCGGTGCGGTGGCCCGGCCTTTCGTGACCCATCACAACGCCTTGGACCGGAATCTTTATCTGCGCATCGCCCCGGAACTGTATCTGAAACGGTTGATCGTGGGCGGTTTCGAGAAGGTGTTCGAGATCAATCGCAACTTCCGCAACGAAGGGCTGTCGATCCGCCACAATCCCGAATTCACCATGATGGAGTTCTATCAGGCCTACGCCGACTATCGGGAGTTGATGGAGTTGACCGAAACCCTCATCACCGGTCTGGTGCAAGAGATTCACGGCACCCTGGTGATCGAGCATCAGGGCCGCACCATCGATTTCACCCCTCCCTGGCCCCGCCTGACCCCCGCCGAAACCCTGGTGCAACACGCCGGAGCCGATCCGGAGCGCATCACCGATCCGGAATACCTGGAAGAACTGGCCCAAAAACACCACGTCAAGTCCAATCCGGCGTGGGATGTGGGCAAACGGCAACTGGAGCTGTTCGAGGCTTTGGTGGAGTCCCAACTGATCCGGCCCACGTTTGTGGTGGATTATCCGGTTTCGGTGTCGCCTCTGTCGCGGCGCTCGGACCACAATCCCGACATCGCGGAACGCTTTGAACTCTTCATCGGCGGCTGGGAGATCGCCAACGCCTTCTCCGAGTTGAACGATCCGGCGGATCAGGCGGAACGGTTCCGCGCCCAGGTGGCGGCCAAGGAACGCGGTGACCTGGAGGCCATGCACTTCGACGCCGATTATATCCAGGCCTTGGAATACGGCATGCCCCCCACCGCCGGAGAAGGGATCGGCATCGACCGGTTGACCATGCTGCTGACCAATTCGGCGGCCATTCGTGATGTGATACTGTTTCCGGTATTGCGCTCATAGTCGATTTTCATCATCCATCTTGCCGCCGGGAGGGCCGGGTTTCGATGTTGTGGGGTGAGCGATACGAATGGATCATCGGCTTGCGGTATCTGCGGGCCAAGCGTTCCGAATTTTTCATCAGCGTGATCACTTTCTTGTCCATGGGGGGCGTGGCCCTGGGAGTGGCGGCGCTGATCACCGTGTTGGCGGTCATGACCGGTTTCCGCGAGGAGTTGCAACGCCAGATCCTCGGGGTGACCAGTTATGTGACGGTGCGTTCCGTCTCCGGCAACCTGGAAAACTATGCCAAGGTGATGGACCAGACCGCCAAGGTGCCCGGAGTCACGGCGGTGGCTCCCTACATCGCCATTCAGGCCATGGTGTCGGTGCAGGCCCGTTCCGCCGGGGTGATGCTCCGGGGAATCGATCCGGAGTTGGAACCCAAGGTCTCCTCCCTGGCCACCAACATCAAACAAGGCAAGCTGGCGGGCATGCCGGAGTTCGGCATCATCCTGGGCAAACGATTGGCCCAGCATCTGTATGTGGAGCTTGACGACACCGTGACCGTGATGGTGGCCGTGGGTTCGGTGACCGCCGTGGGCACCCTGCCCCGCATGAAACGCTTCAAGGTGGTGGGCATCTTCGACTCCGGCATGTACGAATACGACAACGCCCTGGCCTACATCCGGCTCGAAGACGCCCAACGGCTGCTGCGCATGGAAGAGACCGTCACCGGGGTCGAGGTGATGACCGTCACCCCCGAAACCGCCCTGACCGTGGGCAAGGATCTGCGGCAACGTCTGGGCAAGGGATTCTGGGTGCAAGACTGGATGGAGATGAATCGCAACTTCTTCCGCGCGCTGCAAATGGAAAAAGCGGTCATGTTCGTGATTCTGCTGCTGGTGGTGCTGGTGGCGGCGTTCAACATCATCTCCAGCCTGATCATGGTGGTGATGGAGAAAGGACGGGAGATTGCCATTCTCAAAACCATGGGCGCCCGCTCCGGGGGGATCATGGCCATTTTCATCATCAACGGCGGGGTGATCGGGGTGGTGGGAACCTCGCTGGGCACCGGACTGGGGCTGCTGCTCTCCTTGAACCTGGAACGGGCCTTGCGCGCCATCGAAAAGATCTTCGGCATTCAACTGATCTCCGGGGAGGTCTATTTCATCGATCATGTCCCGGCCAAGGTGTTGACCTCCGACGTGTTGTGGATCACGGGCATGAGTCTGGTGATCACCCTGATGGCCACCCTCTATCCGGCCTGGCGGGCGGCGCGGGTCGATCCGGTGGAGGCGTTGCGCTATGAATAATCCCGCGCCACTGCTGGAAGCCAAGGGCCTCCGCAAATATTTCGGCCCCGACTCCCAACGGGTCGAGGTGCTCAAGGGGGTGGAGTTCACCTTGTTTCGTGGCGAGATGGCCGCGCTGCTGGGGGTCTCCGGATCGGGCAAAAGCACCTTGTTGCAGATCATGGGCGGACTGGACCGGCCCAGCGAAGGAACGGTCTGCGTGGATGGGGAGGATCTGTTCGCGTTGTCGGCCAACCGGGCCGCCGAGTTTCGCAACCGGCGCATTGGCTTTGTCTATCAATCCCACCGGTTGCTGCCCGAGTTTTCCGCCTTGGAAAACGTCATGATGCCCCTGCTGATCGCCCGCACCCCCCGCAAACAGGCGGCGGCGCAAGCGGCGGTATTGCTGGAGGAGGTGGGATTGGCCCACCGGATCGACCATCGCCCCGGACAACTCTCCGGTGGCGAACAGCAGCGGGTGGCCATCGCCCGCGCTTTGGTGACGGATCCGGGACTGCTGCTGGCCGATGAACCCACCGGCAATCTGGACCGCAAGACCGCGTTGGAGGTGTTCCGCATTCTGCGCGCCTTGAATACCAAACGGGGGCTGGCCTGCCTGATGGTGACCCACAACCCGGAGTTGGCCGTGGACCTGGATCGACGTCTGCATCTGGTGGAAGGGGTGCTGACCGAAGAGCCTCACGGGGGAGAGTCCCTGGCGTGAACGAAATCCTGCAAAGCATCATCATCTGGGCGCCGGGCATTCTGTTTGCCATCACCCTGCACGAATGGGCACACGGGCGCATGGCCACCCATTTTGGTGACCCCACGCCCAAACTCATGGGACGCCTGACCCTCAATCCCATTCCCCATATCGATCTGGCCTGGACCATCGTCATTCCCGGCGTGATGCTGCTGGCCTCGCTGCTCACCACCGGCAGTCCGTTCGTCTTCGGCGGGGCCAAGCCGGTGCCCATCGATCCCCGCTATTTCATCCGCAAGGGCCAGTCGTTCCGGGTGAGCATGTTCTGGGTTTCCGCCGCCGGACCGCTGATGAACCTGTTTCTGGCTTTGCTGTGCGCTCTGGCCTTTCGGGCCGTGACCTTGCTGCCGAGCTATTTCATGGTGCCGATGGCCAACATGCTGGTGGCGGCCATTCAGATGAATGTCTTGCTGGCGGTCTTCAATCTGCTGCCCATTCCACCTTTGGACGGCGGACGCATGGCCGGCGCCCTGCTGCCCCATCCCTGGGACGGCTATCTGGCGGGTGTGGAACGGTTCGGCATGCCGATCGTGCTGGTGCTGGCCTTTTCGGGTATGATGAACCACCTCCTGATCCCGGCCATGAATCTCTTGAATCAATTCTATCTTCAGGTGGCGGGACTCGCCTGATCCGGCATCTTCTTTAAAAATTGGTGAACAAAACAACCATGAATCAACCGATTGTCTTCAGCGGCGCCCAACCCACCGGTCAGTTGACCCTGGGCAACTATCTGGGCGCATTGCGGCAGTGGACCGCCATGCAACACGACCACACCTGCATCTTTTGCGTGGTGGATCTGCACGCCCTGACCGTGCGCCAGGATCCCGCCGCCTTCCGGGAACGGATCCTGGATCTGGCGGCTCTCTATCTGGCCTGCGGCATCGATCCGGGAAGAAGCGTGATCTTCATTCAAAGCCATGTCCCGGCCCATGCGGAGTTGGCTTGGCTGCTGTCCACCTTCACGATGATGGGCGAGTTGGACCGCATGACCCAGTTCAAGGACAAGGCCCGCAGCCATGCCCACAACGTCAACGCGGGACTGTTCACCTATCCGGTGTTGATGGCCGCCGACATCCTGCTGTATGGCACCCACAAGGTGCCGGTGGGCGAAGACCAAAAACAACACCTGGAGCTGTCCCGGGATGTGGCGGTGCGTTTCAACGGATTGCACGGTCCGATTTTCGTGGTGCCGGAACCCCTGGTCACCGGAGGCGGAGCGGCGCGCATCAAGGATCTGCAAGATCCCCTCAAGAAAATGTCCAAAAGCGCCGAAGCGGATCTGGCCAAGGTGATGATCCTGGACGAACCCGACGCCATCTTGAAAAAATTCAAAAAAGCGGTGACCGACGGACTGGGGAGCATCCGCAACGACGAGGCCAACCAACCCGGCGTGGTCAATCTGCTCAACATCTGGCGTGCGGCCCGTGGGGCTTCGATGGAGGAGGCGTTGACCCATTTTTCCCACAATCAATACGGTCGCCTGAAGGTCGAAACCGCCGAAGCGGTCATCGACTTGCTGGATCCGGTGCGCCAGCGTTTCGCGGAGCTGAGATCCGATCCGGCTGAACTCGAAGGGGTGTTGACCCGAGGCGCGGAGCAGGCCATGGAGCGGGCCGAAACCACGATGAAACGGGTGCTGTCCGCTTTGGGACTGCCCTTGAATCCACGCCGTTTCGGACCGACCCAGGGGCGCTCATGAGCGCCATGCGTCTACAAAAATGGCTGGCCGAAGCGGGATTGTGTTCCCGCCGCGAAGGGGAACGCTGGATCGAAGCCGGTCGGGTGAGCGTGAACGGCGTGATCGTCACCCAACAAGGGGTGCAGGTGGGCCCGGACGCGGTGGTGGCGGTGGATGGCCAACCCGTGGAGTTCAAGAAAAGCACGTTGCGGGTGGTGGTGGCCCTCAACAAGCCGGTCGGGGTGATCTGTTCCCGCCACGATCCGGAAGGTCGGCCTTCGGTCTACCCCCTGGTGGAAGGCTCGGGGGCGCGACTGGTGAGCGTGGGACGGCTGGACTACAACTCCGAAGGGTTGCTGTTGTTCACCTCCGACGGGGATCTGGCCAATCGTCTCAGCCATCCCCGCAACGAGGTGCCGCGGATTTACCGGGTACGGGTGCATGGCCGGGTGGGTGACACCCTGCTGGCGAAATTGCGGGCCGGGGTGATGCTGGACGACGGCCCCACCGGACCTTTGGAAGTGGTGCTGGAACGGGTGGTGGGGGCCAACAGTTGGTTGAACATCACCTTGAAAGAGGGACGCAACCGCATCATCCGCCGCATTTTCGCCACCGTGGATATGGATGTGGCCCGGCTGATCCGGATCTCCTACGGCGGCATCGAACTGGGAGAGACCCCCTCGGGAGCTTGGCGCTATTTGGCACGCAGCGAAGTGGCGCGATTGATGAACTGGGTTTTGGTTCGATAATTCACATTTCAGATGGATGGCTTTCCACCGCCATCAGGGAGTATTCCCGTGAATCACATCGTTTCCGGTTGTTTGATGATCCTGTGGATGGTTGTCACGGTTCCGGCGCTGGCGGAAGACATTTGCGCGCCGAAACAAAACGCATCGAATCCCACCCGGGATCTCCCCCCCCAGCCCAAGGAGATCTGCGCCGGTCTGCCCACCGGGGGAACCATCAACGGCATCGTCTGCCCGCCGGATCGGGATGTGGATGGGGTGGCGGATGATCGGGATCGCTGTCCCAACACCCCCAAATGGGTGGCGGTGGATGCCCTGGGATGTCCGCTGGACGAGGATCAAGACCGGGTGCCGGACTACCTGGACCGCTGTCCGGGCACACCCCCGGGGGTGAAGGTGGATGCCAAAGGGTGCTGGATTCTGAAACTCTCCATTCCCTTCGAGGCCGGCAAATCGGAACTCAAACCCACCCCCCATACCCAACTGGATCGGGTGGCCTGTCTGCTGCGTCAGGGATCCGCGAAAATGGAGATTCAGGGCCATACGGACCATCTGGCCAGCGAGTCGGTCTATCCGGGATTGGACAAACGCCGAGCCCAGGCGGTGGCGAATTATCTGATCTATCGGGGCGTGAAGCCCGAATCCCTGATCGTGCTGGGTTTCGGCGCCACCAAACCGGCGGTCAACCCCAAGAACGCGGCGGCTCAGACCAAAAACAACCGGGTGGAACTCCATCCCCGCTGATGGTAAAAGAAAAGCATCCCGGCGCGGTGCGAAGATTGTTCGACACCCTGCTGCACGCCTACGGTCCCCGCCACTGGTGGCCGGCGCGTACCGTGCCGGAGATGATGGTGGGAGCGATGCTGGTGCAAAACACCACCTGGACCGGCGCGTCTCAGGCGGTGGCGCGGCTGGAAGAGGCGGGACTGCTGGACTCCTGGTCCAAACTGCTGCAAACCCCGGATGAAACCCTCGGGGCGTTGATCCGTCCGGCGGGTTATTTCCGGGTCAAGACCCGGCGGCTCAAGGCGCTGGCCGGGTTCATGGCCGGATTCGACCACGATCACACCCGCCTGTTCCAACAGGAGACCCCCCCGTTGCGGGCCGCCTTGCTGGGGGTGCATGGCGTGGGCAAGGAGACCGCCGACTCGATTCTGTGTTACGCGGCCCAACGCCCGATCTTCGTGGTGGACGCCTACACCCGCCGCATTTTCAGCCGTCTGGGCTGGTGTGACGACCAGGCGGGATACGACGACCTGCAACGACTCGTCATGTCCGCCCTGCCCCCGGATCCCCACATCCTGGGAGAGATGCACGCCCTGCTGGTGGAACACGCCAAAACCTACTGCCGCGCCCAACCCCGGTGCGCGGGGTGCCCGGTGGGTCCATGCCTCACTATCGGCCTCCACAACACCCCTGCAACCAGCGAAGAGACACACACGATGCGCCCCTGCTCCACCACCCACCCAACCCGTCAAAGGAATCTCGCATGAAAAGAACCTGGATTGCCGCCACGCTGTTGATCGCCCCGTTGGCCGTTCCCCTGGCCGTAGCCGACGAGGCCGCGCTGCTGGATGAGGCCCGCAAGGTGGCCATGACCTTGCCACCCAAGCTGCTGGCCACCTTGCAAGAAGAGATCGGCAAATCCGGGTTTGCCGGGTCGATTCCGGTTTGCAAAGAGATGGCGCCCAAAGTCGCGGGGGAGGTCTCCAAACAGACCGGCTGGAAAATCAAACGGGTGAGCCTGAAAACCCGCAACGAATCCCGTGCGATTCCGGACGAGTGGGAAAAAGCGGCTCTGGTGGAGTTCGACCAACGCGCCGCCGCCGGAGAATCCCCGGCCAAGCTGGAAAAAGGGGCGCAGATCGGCTCGGAGTACCGCTACGTCAAGGCCCTTCCGGTGCAGGCGGTGTGCCTGGGATGTCACGGTCAGCCCGATCAACTCACGCCCGAAGTCAAAGCGGCCTTGAGCCAGCACTATCCCAACGACAAGGCCACCGGCTACTCCGAAGGACAAATCCGGGGTGCCATCAGTGTCCGCAAGGCGCTGCCATAGGCATCTTAGTGGGCAATCTGCCCGGGGCAGGCGGTTTCCCCCATGCCACACAGGGGAAACCGCCACAATCCCCAACCCTGCGGACGCAACCCGGAACCCGCCCGCCATGGATCCCATCCCTTCCCCCTTTCAACCGCTTTTCATGAATAAAGCCATGGCATTGATCCCATCTCCCAAACAGACCCCTCCCCGCCTGATCCGCCGTCTTCCCGAAGTACTGGCCAATCAGATCGCCGCCGGGGAGGTGGTGGAACGTCCCGCGTCGGTGGTCAAGGAGTTGGTGGAAAACAGTCTGGACGCCGGAGCCACCCGCATCGAAGTGCGCATCGAGGCGGGGGGGAAACGGTTGATCCAGGTGGTTGACAACGGTTGCGGCATGGTGGCCGAACAGGCCCGCTTGAGCCTGGAACGGCACGCCACCTCCAAAATCGCCACCGAGGCGGATCTGTTCGCCATTCGCACGTTGGGATTTCGCGGCGAGGCGTTGGCGGCCATCGCGTCGGTATCTCATCTGGAGATGGAAAGCCGGGTGGCCGAAGAGGTGGATGGGGTACGTCTGCGGTTGACCGGTGGCGCCGACTGGCAGGAAAGCCGCGTCGTGACCGCTCCCGGCACCCGCATCACCATTCGTCATCTGTTTTTCAACACCCCGGCACGCCTGAAATTCATGCGCGCGGAACGCACCGAGAACGGTCACGTCACGGATCTGATGCAACGACTGGCCCTGGCCCGTCCCGATGTGGGCTTCAAACTACTGGTCAACGGCAGCGAAACCCTGGATCTGCGCGCCGGCGATGAGTCGCGCCATCTCGAAGCCCGACTGAACGCCCTGCTGGGTCGGGATTTCGTCGAAAACTGCGTACAATTCGATGGCCAGCACGATCAGGCCACCCTGACCGGCTGGTTGGGACTGCCCGCGCTGCACCGCTCCAACGCCAACTCCATTCATCTGTTCGTCAACGGACGCTGGGTGCGGGACAAGCTCATCACCCACGCGGTGCGGGAGTCCTATCGGGATCTGCTGCCCAAGGAGAGCTATCCGGCCATCGCCTTGTTTCTGGATCTGCCCCCGGACGAATTGGATGTCAACGTCCACCCCACCAAGGAGGAGGTGCGCTTCAACCAACGGGATTTCATCCACTCTTTGGTGCGCAACACCCTGGGCAACGCCCTGGACTCCATGGGCGCACGCACGGTCCGGGCCGCGCTTCCCTTCGCGCCACCCTCCGGACCCACTCCCCCGGCCTGGATGAGCGATGATGTCCCACCCGACAGCGTGCGCCTGCCCGAGGCGGTCTCCCAGCCGGTCCACTGGGAACGCTCCGCCCCCCTGCCCCGCACCCCATCAACCCCCTATCCGACCAACAGCGGTTATCGGCGTCCCGGCGGATCGACCCCGGCAGCTTTCACCGGCGTGCGGGAAGGATCGGCCTGGCCGTCGTCCTCCGCTCTGGCTCTGGATCCTCTTCAGACCCCCGCATCCCCCCTGCCGCCCCTCCACGACGACAATGACGCACCCATCTCCATTCCCCAACCCGCTCCGGTCTGTCTGGGGGAGGCGGTGGGACAACTGCACGGCACCTACATCCTGGCCCAGACTCCGGGTGGCATGGTGCTGGTGGATCAACACGCGGCCCATGAACGCATTGTCTACGAGGCATTGAAAAAGGCGATATTGCAGCAGAATCTGCCCCGTCAAATGCTGCTGGTGCCCGAGGTGGTGAGCTTCGCGCCCGGGGAGGCCCGGCTGGTGACGGCCCATCTGGAGGCGATGGAAAGTCTGGGGGTGGGGGTGGAGCCTTTCGGTGGCAACGATTTCGCGGTGCGTGAACTGCCGGCCATGATCGCCCACGTCCCGGCCCGCGCCCTGGTGCTGGATCTGGCCACGGAGTTGGAGCGTTACGGCTCCAGCGAAGCGTTGACCGCCCGTCTGGAACCCCTGCTGGCCACCATGGCCTGTCATGGCTCGGTGCGGGCCAACCGCCACTTAAGCCTGGACGAGATGAACGCCTTGTTGCGTCAGATCGAATCCACCCTGCACGCGGGCCTGTGTGGTCACGGTCGCCCCACCTATGTGGAACTCGACCTCAAGGATCTGGAAAAGCTCTTCGGCAGACGCTGAAAACCGGGGGGCATGATCCTTTCAAAGCCCGGATCATTTCGCCGTCTCTTTCATGCCCGCGGACCAATCCTTTTCCGCTTCGCGCACGATCCCCGGAATCCGTTTCGAGTTCCTGGAAAAAACCGCCTCCCGGATGCGAGTCAACACCCCTTCGCAAGGGGAGTCATACGCATGGCACAAAGCGGTCAACGAGTCGCACAGGCCGATGATCCGACCCGATTCATACAAGGGCATGGCGGCGATCTCGACGATGCCGGCGCGCACCTGTTCGGCCAGTTCGTCAGGCAGGAAAGGCCGTTTCCCCCCCATGGCAGCCGGGGCGGCCTGCCCCTGATGGTGGGCCAGATGATTGGCCAGCAGCGGAATCAACCGGGCCAGATCCACCGGCTTGGTGAGAAAATCGTCCACTCCCGCCTCCCTGGCCTCCCGTTCCCGCTCCACGAAAGCGTCCGCGGACAGCCCGATCACCGGAATGGCGGCGGTTTCGGGATGTTTGCGCAACAACCGGGTGGCGGTCAATCCATCCATGACCGGCATGTGCAGATCCATCAGAATAATGTCGGGCCGGGTGGCTTTGGCCATCTCCACCCCCTGGCGTCCGTCTTCGGCCACCAGGGCGGTCAAGCCCACCTCGTCGAACACCGCCAACAGCATCTCCCGGTTCATGGCGTTGTCTTCGACCAGCAGCAGACGCGCCTGGGGATCGAAGCGCATATTCCGCCAGCTGCAACCATCGTCGGTACTGGCCGGCAAAGCCGCCTCCTCCAGGGGCAGACGCACCCGGAAGGTGGATCCCTCCCCCTCCCGGCTGTCCACCGAGACACTCCCTTCCAGAATGCCGGTCAGACTGCGCACAATCGACAGACCCAATCCGGTCCCCCCATGGCGGCGGGTGGTGGAGCCGTCGGCCTGCTCGAAAGG harbors:
- a CDS encoding outer membrane protein transport protein; translated protein: MKVWWMGAGSLLAALSIVAPAQASNGYYAYGFGTISKGMGGAGVAMPTDTMGTAVNPALMAHVGHRVDLGVSWFKPDRGFTADTPSATPPGVPFIPTGTFEKTDDFFLIPHIGWNRPLDSTSTIGLSIGGNGGMNTEYDLAVFGNFAPPGMTTAPTSIDMAQLFVGLNYAKKLNQEHTIGIAPILAGQRIKVEGLQPFMGLSATPNAVTNNGYDYSYGGGLKVGWYWQPSDQLAIGSSYQSRLYMTRFDHYAGLFAEQGDFDIPPTFQIGLAYKPTPAWTALLDMQKLFFSDIRSVGNSNNLLLTPGSISLGTDNGLGFGWRDMTIYKTGVQWKANDDWTLRSGFSLANQVVPGQQALFNILAPATVTKHVTLGVSRTISANSSIDLSASHALDQRVYGSNPNTPFQTGSLDMKQLEMEVNWSYRF
- the lysS gene encoding lysine--tRNA ligase — translated: MFGFSGVGIQSMSKDDNPLVEARKAKLTALIEAGVNPYPNDFKPADSLGRIREQHGDLTDSEALSAVQVRCAGRIMLLRNFGKLTFATLTDDSGKLQIAVQRDEVGEVLYREVFRKIEVGDFLGVEGGLFRTQTGELTVRVNRFQLLSKAVRPLPEKWHGLEDVEARYRQRYVDLIVNPEVRAVFRVRSRLIHLIRGFMEARGFLEVETPMMHPIPGGAVARPFVTHHNALDRNLYLRIAPELYLKRLIVGGFEKVFEINRNFRNEGLSIRHNPEFTMMEFYQAYADYRELMELTETLITGLVQEIHGTLVIEHQGRTIDFTPPWPRLTPAETLVQHAGADPERITDPEYLEELAQKHHVKSNPAWDVGKRQLELFEALVESQLIRPTFVVDYPVSVSPLSRRSDHNPDIAERFELFIGGWEIANAFSELNDPADQAERFRAQVAAKERGDLEAMHFDADYIQALEYGMPPTAGEGIGIDRLTMLLTNSAAIRDVILFPVLRS
- a CDS encoding lipoprotein-releasing ABC transporter permease subunit: MLWGERYEWIIGLRYLRAKRSEFFISVITFLSMGGVALGVAALITVLAVMTGFREELQRQILGVTSYVTVRSVSGNLENYAKVMDQTAKVPGVTAVAPYIAIQAMVSVQARSAGVMLRGIDPELEPKVSSLATNIKQGKLAGMPEFGIILGKRLAQHLYVELDDTVTVMVAVGSVTAVGTLPRMKRFKVVGIFDSGMYEYDNALAYIRLEDAQRLLRMEETVTGVEVMTVTPETALTVGKDLRQRLGKGFWVQDWMEMNRNFFRALQMEKAVMFVILLLVVLVAAFNIISSLIMVVMEKGREIAILKTMGARSGGIMAIFIINGGVIGVVGTSLGTGLGLLLSLNLERALRAIEKIFGIQLISGEVYFIDHVPAKVLTSDVLWITGMSLVITLMATLYPAWRAARVDPVEALRYE
- a CDS encoding ABC transporter ATP-binding protein; this translates as MNNPAPLLEAKGLRKYFGPDSQRVEVLKGVEFTLFRGEMAALLGVSGSGKSTLLQIMGGLDRPSEGTVCVDGEDLFALSANRAAEFRNRRIGFVYQSHRLLPEFSALENVMMPLLIARTPRKQAAAQAAVLLEEVGLAHRIDHRPGQLSGGEQQRVAIARALVTDPGLLLADEPTGNLDRKTALEVFRILRALNTKRGLACLMVTHNPELAVDLDRRLHLVEGVLTEEPHGGESLA
- a CDS encoding site-2 protease family protein gives rise to the protein MNEILQSIIIWAPGILFAITLHEWAHGRMATHFGDPTPKLMGRLTLNPIPHIDLAWTIVIPGVMLLASLLTTGSPFVFGGAKPVPIDPRYFIRKGQSFRVSMFWVSAAGPLMNLFLALLCALAFRAVTLLPSYFMVPMANMLVAAIQMNVLLAVFNLLPIPPLDGGRMAGALLPHPWDGYLAGVERFGMPIVLVLAFSGMMNHLLIPAMNLLNQFYLQVAGLA
- the trpS gene encoding tryptophan--tRNA ligase, whose protein sequence is MNQPIVFSGAQPTGQLTLGNYLGALRQWTAMQHDHTCIFCVVDLHALTVRQDPAAFRERILDLAALYLACGIDPGRSVIFIQSHVPAHAELAWLLSTFTMMGELDRMTQFKDKARSHAHNVNAGLFTYPVLMAADILLYGTHKVPVGEDQKQHLELSRDVAVRFNGLHGPIFVVPEPLVTGGGAARIKDLQDPLKKMSKSAEADLAKVMILDEPDAILKKFKKAVTDGLGSIRNDEANQPGVVNLLNIWRAARGASMEEALTHFSHNQYGRLKVETAEAVIDLLDPVRQRFAELRSDPAELEGVLTRGAEQAMERAETTMKRVLSALGLPLNPRRFGPTQGRS
- a CDS encoding rRNA pseudouridine synthase, which encodes MSAMRLQKWLAEAGLCSRREGERWIEAGRVSVNGVIVTQQGVQVGPDAVVAVDGQPVEFKKSTLRVVVALNKPVGVICSRHDPEGRPSVYPLVEGSGARLVSVGRLDYNSEGLLLFTSDGDLANRLSHPRNEVPRIYRVRVHGRVGDTLLAKLRAGVMLDDGPTGPLEVVLERVVGANSWLNITLKEGRNRIIRRIFATVDMDVARLIRISYGGIELGETPSGAWRYLARSEVARLMNWVLVR
- a CDS encoding OmpA family protein, which gives rise to MNHIVSGCLMILWMVVTVPALAEDICAPKQNASNPTRDLPPQPKEICAGLPTGGTINGIVCPPDRDVDGVADDRDRCPNTPKWVAVDALGCPLDEDQDRVPDYLDRCPGTPPGVKVDAKGCWILKLSIPFEAGKSELKPTPHTQLDRVACLLRQGSAKMEIQGHTDHLASESVYPGLDKRRAQAVANYLIYRGVKPESLIVLGFGATKPAVNPKNAAAQTKNNRVELHPR
- a CDS encoding endonuclease, giving the protein MVKEKHPGAVRRLFDTLLHAYGPRHWWPARTVPEMMVGAMLVQNTTWTGASQAVARLEEAGLLDSWSKLLQTPDETLGALIRPAGYFRVKTRRLKALAGFMAGFDHDHTRLFQQETPPLRAALLGVHGVGKETADSILCYAAQRPIFVVDAYTRRIFSRLGWCDDQAGYDDLQRLVMSALPPDPHILGEMHALLVEHAKTYCRAQPRCAGCPVGPCLTIGLHNTPATSEETHTMRPCSTTHPTRQRNLA